A genomic region of Methanosarcina thermophila TM-1 contains the following coding sequences:
- a CDS encoding pentapeptide repeat-containing protein yields MVGIAGKKNLREANLKGVDLRGTNFQGADLEKANLIEADLRKANLTNANLKGADLFEANLKEANLEGAYLIWADLRWVQLEAANLEKAHLEGSKLEGANLERADLKEANLEGANLKNANLRGTSLEGANFRGANLEGISLEGATLKAAILEEAYSLSIEQLSKVRTLYNAKLDEKLLISLKEKCPALFKRHNYKK; encoded by the coding sequence ATGGTGGGTATTGCGGGAAAGAAAAATCTGCGAGAAGCTAATCTTAAGGGAGTTGACCTTCGAGGAACAAACTTTCAAGGGGCTGACCTCGAAAAAGCTAACCTCATAGAGGCTGACCTCAGGAAAGCTAACCTCACAAATGCTAACCTTAAAGGGGCTGATCTTTTTGAGGCGAACCTTAAAGAAGCTAACCTTGAGGGAGCTTATCTTATATGGGCTGACCTCAGATGGGTTCAGCTTGAAGCGGCTAACCTTGAAAAAGCTCATCTTGAAGGGAGTAAACTTGAAGGAGCAAACCTTGAGAGAGCAGATCTTAAAGAGGCTAACCTTGAAGGGGCAAATCTTAAAAATGCTAACCTTAGAGGAACAAGTCTCGAAGGAGCTAACTTTAGAGGGGCAAATCTTGAAGGCATTAGCCTTGAGGGAGCAACCCTTAAAGCTGCTATCCTTGAAGAAGCATACAGTCTGTCAATTGAGCAGCTTTCGAAGGTTAGAACCCTTTATAACGCAAAATTAGATGAAAAACTGCTAATATCGTTGAAAGAAAAATGTCCCGCCCTTTTTAAAAGACATAATTATAAAAAATAA
- a CDS encoding NosD domain-containing protein — protein MQKTKIVILVVLTVLFTLRAAAGSASAATIYVEPGDSIQRAVNNAQPGDTIIVKPGTYNGDIEISTANLTLVSSSPHKAIIKAKNNAFNIYESNVVIKNFDIRGPGKYSGVCFLFSRIESTNGAFYCTVQNNKISNFSIGADVGFYMNSGSEHILNNDIFNCQTGIYAFDLMFETLTVSGNRITNCDNGLYLIDAPCIVTNNYFNNTVNINAPEGVECIFNTTKTAGKNIVGGPYRGGNYWATPSGRSFSQTHSDKNGDGFADEPYILGNSIDYLPLISLKPPVAAFSASPTSGKAPLKVKFTDRSTSLPTSWKWSFGDGYYSTAKNPVHKYGKAGKYTVSLEVKNKKGSNKTTYNYISVK, from the coding sequence TTGCAGAAAACAAAAATAGTTATCCTAGTGGTATTAACAGTACTTTTTACACTTCGAGCTGCTGCTGGCAGTGCTTCTGCTGCAACTATTTATGTAGAGCCTGGAGACTCGATTCAAAGGGCAGTAAATAATGCGCAACCGGGCGATACAATAATTGTAAAACCGGGGACATATAACGGAGATATAGAGATTTCAACCGCAAATCTGACTCTAGTATCAAGCAGTCCGCATAAAGCAATAATTAAAGCTAAGAATAACGCCTTTAACATTTACGAAAGTAATGTTGTAATAAAAAATTTTGATATAAGAGGTCCGGGTAAATACTCAGGCGTTTGTTTTTTGTTTAGCCGCATCGAATCTACCAATGGAGCTTTTTACTGCACAGTTCAAAATAACAAAATATCTAATTTTAGTATAGGTGCAGATGTTGGATTTTATATGAATAGTGGAAGCGAACACATTCTCAATAATGATATTTTTAATTGCCAGACAGGAATATATGCCTTTGATCTTATGTTCGAAACCCTGACAGTTAGTGGAAATCGTATTACAAACTGTGATAATGGATTATATCTTATTGATGCCCCGTGTATTGTTACAAATAATTATTTTAATAATACCGTAAATATAAATGCTCCTGAAGGGGTTGAATGCATATTTAACACTACGAAAACAGCCGGGAAAAACATTGTAGGCGGCCCGTATCGAGGAGGCAACTACTGGGCAACCCCCTCAGGCAGGAGCTTTTCACAGACCCATTCTGATAAGAACGGAGACGGTTTTGCAGATGAGCCATATATACTGGGCAATTCCATTGATTATCTCCCTCTTATATCTTTGAAACCCCCGGTTGCTGCTTTTTCAGCATCTCCTACCTCAGGAAAAGCCCCATTGAAGGTTAAGTTTACTGACAGAAGTACAAGCTTACCTACCTCATGGAAATGGAGTTTTGGAGACGGATATTATTCAACCGCCAAAAATCCTGTGCATAAGTACGGCAAAGCCGGAAAATACACCGTTAGCTTAGAAGTTAAGAATAAGAAAGGCAGTAACAAGACCACTTATAATTATATCAGTGTAAAGTAA
- a CDS encoding DUF1699 family protein, translating to MKIRVVSSRDEIFTLNPNERIVHLAFRPSNKDIFGLVETCPKIEAIQLPKSYKGTISKSIEMFLEMQKIQLIEGDVWGHRKDINEYYTIPSSVIEKIKEMKIEGKSSEDIEAKVSRESKINREMVAYIMNKDALA from the coding sequence ATGAAAATTAGAGTTGTTAGCTCAAGAGACGAAATTTTTACACTGAATCCAAATGAAAGAATAGTGCATCTGGCTTTCAGACCTTCGAACAAGGATATTTTTGGACTGGTTGAAACCTGTCCGAAGATTGAGGCTATTCAGCTGCCTAAATCATACAAGGGCACAATTTCAAAATCTATAGAAATGTTCCTTGAGATGCAAAAAATCCAGCTTATTGAGGGTGATGTATGGGGTCACAGGAAGGATATTAACGAATACTACACCATTCCATCCTCAGTTATTGAGAAAATAAAGGAAATGAAAATCGAAGGTAAATCCAGTGAGGATATTGAAGCAAAGGTCTCAAGGGAGAGCAAAATCAACCGTGAAATGGTTGCCTATATCATGAACAAAGATGCTCTTGCCTGA
- a CDS encoding AAA family ATPase, producing MRYIVFLRGVPGSGKSAFVRENNLEPYTISSDSIRLLLKPPVLSVTGRPVISQKINRRAWGLIYSLIKSHMEEGDFIVLDATNAGNADIAKYRKLAKTYRYKAICIDFSDISLEIAKERNRKRPEYEIVPEAVIDEMYSTINRQKVPSFVTVIKPQEFNEKFLYKADDFSHYKRIHHIGDINGNYRALKEYLTCGINENDLYIFLGDYTGSRAEISENTEVVKFLTSIMDRNNVILLEGEQEACFCILAEGGEQTQTSGLENRVHNILEMKQAGVTNNDISILCKKLRLCAYYKFHNKCLLVTHGGLSNLPENLILIGANQMINGMGEPEDAYLVAASFNRNTDENTYQVHGHRNPENLPIENGRTFNLCPEESSLRIVILDREDFRSQEIKK from the coding sequence ATGAGATATATAGTGTTCTTGAGAGGAGTGCCCGGCTCCGGCAAATCAGCTTTTGTCAGGGAAAATAACCTTGAACCTTATACAATTTCTTCAGACAGCATCCGGCTGCTCCTTAAGCCTCCTGTATTGTCTGTCACCGGAAGACCAGTTATTTCTCAAAAGATCAATCGCCGGGCATGGGGGCTCATTTACTCGCTTATAAAAAGCCATATGGAAGAAGGAGATTTCATAGTCCTTGACGCAACGAATGCGGGAAATGCAGATATTGCAAAGTACAGGAAGCTTGCCAAAACCTACAGGTATAAAGCCATCTGTATTGATTTCTCGGACATTTCTCTTGAGATTGCAAAGGAAAGAAACAGGAAAAGACCTGAGTATGAGATTGTGCCCGAGGCTGTAATTGATGAGATGTACTCCACAATAAACAGACAAAAGGTACCTTCGTTCGTTACAGTAATAAAGCCGCAAGAATTCAATGAAAAATTCCTGTATAAGGCTGATGACTTCTCCCATTATAAAAGAATCCATCACATAGGGGACATAAACGGGAATTATAGGGCTCTTAAGGAGTACCTTACATGCGGGATAAATGAGAATGACCTGTATATTTTTCTGGGAGATTACACAGGCAGTAGAGCTGAAATCTCTGAGAACACTGAAGTTGTTAAATTTCTTACCTCCATAATGGACAGGAATAACGTTATCCTGCTCGAAGGAGAACAGGAAGCATGTTTTTGCATCCTGGCAGAAGGCGGAGAACAAACCCAGACCTCCGGGCTAGAGAACAGAGTGCATAATATTCTAGAAATGAAGCAGGCAGGCGTTACAAATAACGATATTTCCATCTTATGTAAGAAATTGAGATTATGTGCTTACTATAAATTCCATAACAAATGCTTGCTCGTAACTCATGGAGGGCTGAGTAACCTTCCTGAAAACCTGATTCTTATAGGAGCCAATCAGATGATTAACGGCATGGGGGAACCCGAAGATGCATATCTGGTTGCTGCGAGTTTCAATAGAAACACAGATGAAAATACTTATCAGGTTCACGGGCACAGGAATCCTGAAAATCTCCCCATTGAAAACGGAAGAACGTTCAATTTGTGCCCTGAAGAAAGTTCCCTTAGAATCGTCATTCTTGACAGAGAAGATTTTCGCAGCCAGGAAATCAAAAAATAG